A single window of Mycosarcoma maydis chromosome 1, whole genome shotgun sequence DNA harbors:
- a CDS encoding uncharacterized protein (related to mitochondrial uncoupling protein 3) codes for MSSSLSSSSLSTSLVPATLLSRDQAIAAAEHPQHNPCVRTPPPVHSTSYILGATFASAGLGNAISAACTNPADIIKVRQQLLVDKTRANFVGITSDMIRKEGLRSLWNGVTASCLRELTYSTVRFGLYESFKDAYAKALGVADSSFTLKALSGISSGAIGSAFACPTDLVKVRMQAVRPTGQPPYRNTFVGFAHVYREGKPGIVGGIRSLYRGVGPTIIRAAVLTSSQIASYDQVKMVLKHNNVMHEGFALHFSASMVAGFVCSVTSAPFDTVKVRLMQDKSRQFKNALDCLGKLVANEGPLALYKGFGMCWARLGSHTVISLILFERFRTLFGVKPL; via the exons atgtcgtcgtcgttgtcgtcgtcgtcattgtcgACGTCGCTGGTTCCGGCTACGTTGCTGTCACGCGATCAAGCGattgctgcagccgagcaTCCGCAACACAACCCATGCGTTCGCACTCCGCCACCGGTGCATTCGACATCTTACATCCTCGGCGCCACGTTCGCCTCGGCAGGTCTCGGCAACGCCATCTCGGCAGCATGTACGAACCCGGCGGACATCATCAAAGTTCGGCAACAGCTGCTTGTCGACAAGACGCGTGCCAACTTTGTAGGCATCACGTCCGATATGATCCGCAAAGAAGGCTTGCGATCGCTTTGGAATGGCGTGACTGCATCGTGTTTGCGCGAGCTGACGTACAGCACGGTGAGGTTCGGACTGTACGAGTCGTTCAAGGATGCTTATGCGAAAGCGTTGGGGGTAGCCGACAGCAGTTTCACGTTGAAGGCGCTGAGCGGCATTTCGAGCGGCGCGATCGGAAGCGCTTTTGCTTGTCCGACGGATTTGGTCAAAG TTCGAATGCAAGCGGTACGGCCTACAGGCCAACCGCCGTATCGCAACACGTTTGTCGGCTTTGCTCATGTCTATCGCGAAGGCAAGCCAGGTATCGTTGGCGGCATACGCAGCCTGTACCGTGGTGTAGGGCCGACAATCATTCGAGCCGCCGTCCTGACCAGCTCGCAAATCGCCTCGTACGACCAAGTCAAAATGGTTCTCAAGCATAACAACGTCATGCACGAAGGCTTCGCACTTCACTTTTCCGCTTCCATGGTCGCTGGATTCGTATGCTCGGTCACCAGCGCTCCATTCGACACGGTCAAGGTACGACTGATGCAGGACAAGTCGCGACAGTTTAAGAATGCGTTGGATTGCCTTGGCAAGCTGGTGGCCAACGAAGGTCCACTAGCGCTGTATAAAGG CTTCGGAATGTGCTGGGCACGTCTAGGCTCTCACACCGTCATCTCGTTGATA CTCTTCGAACGCTTCCGCACCCTCTTCGGTGTGAAACCGCTCTAG
- a CDS encoding ribosomal protein P1: MASSDLAATYASLILADEGLEITSEKIVQLTTAAGAPVEPIWATLLAKALEGKDVKELLTNVGGGGAAIAVAAPAAGAAAGGAAEETKEEKKEEEKEESDDDMGFGLFD, from the exons ATGGCTTCCTC TGATCTTGCCGCCACTTACGCTtcgctcatcctcgctgACGAGGGTCTCGAGATCACC TCGGAGAAGATCGTCCAGCTTACCACCGCTGCCGGTGCGCCTGTCGAGCCCATCTGGGCCACCCTGTTGGCCAAGGCGCTGGAGGGTAAGGATGTCAAGGAGCTGCTGACCAacgttggtggtggaggagctGCTATCGCCGTGGCTGCCCCTGCTGCCGGTGCCGCtgccggtggtgctgctgaggagaccaaggaggagaagaaggaggaggagaaggaggagtCGGATGACGACATGGGCTTCGGTCTGTTCGACTAA